One Triticum dicoccoides isolate Atlit2015 ecotype Zavitan chromosome 4B, WEW_v2.0, whole genome shotgun sequence genomic window carries:
- the LOC119293701 gene encoding pyruvate kinase, cytosolic isozyme-like, with protein sequence MADLALGAGPEEIWRRRPKTKIVCTLGPASRSVEMCSRLLRAGMCVARFNFSHGSHEYHQETLDNLHKAMDITGILCAVMLDTKGPEIRTGFLKDGKPVKLNQGQEITITTDYTIKGDETMISMSYKKLAVDVKPGSTILCADGTITLTALSCDPEKGLVRCRCENSALLGERKNVNLPGVIVDLPTLTEKDKVDILQWGVPNKIDMIALSFVRKGSDLQMVRSVLGEHAKSIILMSKVENQEGVTNFDDILANSDAFMVARGDLGMEIPIEKIFFAQKVMIFKCNQQGKPVVTATQMLESMIKSPRPTRAEATDVANAVLDGTDCVMLSGETAAGAYPELAVQTMSSICLMAETYVDHGAVFKLITAAAPVPMSPLESLASSAVRTANVSKASLILVLTRGGTTARLVAKYRPAMPVLNCVVPELKTDNDFDWTCSDEAPARQSQIVRGLIPMLSAATAKASDTEATEEAVSFALDYAKKLGLCKSGDSVVAVHRLSASSLVRILTVD encoded by the exons ATGGCGGACCTAGCGCTCGGCGCGGGGCCGGAGGAGATTTGGCGGCGGCGCCCCAAGACCAAGATCGTCTGCACCCTCGGCCCCGCCTCGCGGTCCGTGGAGATGTGCTCGCGGCTCCTGCGCGCCGGCATGTGCGTCGCCAGGTTCAACTTCTCGCACGGATCCCACGAGTACCACCAGGAGACCCTCGACAACCTCCACAAGGCCATGGACATCACCGGCATCCTCTGCGCGGTCATGCTCGACACCAAG GGACCAGAAATTCGCACAGGCTTTCTGAAAGACGGCAAGCCTGTAAAGCTGAATCAGGGGCAAGAGATTACCATAACCACAGATTATACCATCAAGGGTGATGAGACCATGATTTCCATGAGCTACAAAAAGTTGGCTGTAGATGTGAAGCCTGGGAGCACTATACTATGTGCTGATGGCACCATCACACTCACAGCGCTTTCTTGTGATCCTGAGAAAGGTCTAGTTCGCTGCCGATGTGAGAACTCTGCTCTCCTAGGTGAGAGGAAGAATGTCAATCTTCCTGGCGTCATTGTAGATCTCCCAACACTTACAGAAAAGGACAAGGTGGATATCCTACAGTGGGGTGTTCCAAACAAGATCGACATGATAGCACTCTCCTTTGTACGGAAAGGATCAGATCTTCAGATGGTCCGAAGTGTGCTCGGTGAACATGCCAAGTCAATCATACTTATGTCCAAG GTTGAGAATCAAGAAGGTGTCACTAATTTTGATGACATACTTGCAAATTCAGACGCCTTCATGGTTGCACGAGGAGATTTGGGTATGGAGATCCCAATTGAGAAGATTTTCTTTGCTCAGAAGGTGATGATCTTCAAATGCAATCAACAAGGAAAGCCTGTTGTCACTGCAACCCAGATGCTGGAGTCGATGATCAAGTCTCCCCGCCCTACACGGGCAGAAGCAACTGATGTCGCCAATGCTGTCCTAGACGGAACTGACTGCGTGATGCTTAGTGGCGAGACTGCAGCAGGGGCATATCCAGAGTTAGCAGTGCAGACAATGTCCAGCATCTGCTTAATGGCAGAGACCTATGTGGATCACGGTGCAGTCTTCAAGTTGATTACCGCAGCAGCACCAGTTCCTATGAGCCCACTTGAGAGTTTGGCATCGTCAGCTGTTCGGACGGCTAATGTCTCCAAGGCATCGCTCATCTTGGTCCTCACGAGGGGAGGTACGACTGCAAGGCTCGTCGCGAAGTACAGGCCAGCGATGCCAGTCTTGAACTGCGTGGTTCCAGAGCTGAAGACCGACAATGATTTCGACTGGACTTGCAGCGACGAGGCTCCTGCAAGGCAGAGTCAAATTGTTAGGGGCCTGATCCCAATGTTGAGTGCCGCTACCGCAAAGGCTTCTGATACTGAGGCCACCGAGGAGGCCGTCAGTTTTGCCCTGGATTATGCCAAGAAGCTCGGCCTCTGCAAGTCGGGAGATTCAGTTGTTGCGGTGCATCGTCTCAGCGCATCATCCCTCGTCAGGATCTTGACAGTGGATTAG